The DNA window AATTATCATCAAATCGATGTGGGAAAATATGTCAATTGAAGGATCTAATCGGCGTGAGGAGTCCGTAGGCGCTGCCACCTCTGAGCATCTCCTGTCCACGAAAACGACGCCGGGCGGGGCTGAGGCAGCCGTGGCCGTGGCGGTCAAAGTCGTCAGCGCACTCCATCTCAGCGAGGACCTCGCAGAAGAGGTCCACGTGGCAGGGGAGGTGGAGGGGCCCATCGCTGCAGAACCCGTATTCCAGCTCAGCATCCTCAAGCAGCATCTTGAAGAGCGGGTGGTTCACCAACCCGGTCTTTATCACGAACCGCTGCTTCTCCGGTCCAACATAGACGGAGAAGCACCCCGTGGGGGCCGGTTTCCGCCCCTCTCCCCCGCTCCACGACTTGCTCttcaccatcttcttcttcttcttgatttGCACGTAACGCTCCAGCTTCTTCAGTAAGGAGCTGGAGCTTGCTTTCGGGTTATCGCCTTCGCCTTTCCTCTCCATCTACCTAGTATACACAAAGAAAAGCAcaaattatgtatatatgtatatggaATTTATCCTCTGTCATAAGCCAAATGAAACATGGATCCATTTCTTGGCTTTCTTGTGTTGCTCATGATCTTGATTGGAATCAAAAtagggtttttttttcaaaattgtgCATAGAGAGATATATATTAGGAATTTGGATAAATGTTACAAGAGCTATTTGTTGAATCTAGGTGTGGATTGAGTGATGAGAAAAAGCAGGGCAGGTGAGGTTTGTAATTTATACTAGTAATATAGCATAAGCACTATTGATGATTGAGTTGAGTATATATTTATGTCAACTACCTGAGAATATATAAATTGAGTGCACATCGAGAGTAGTTTTTTTGTGGGGAATTCAACGCCTCATGAGTTTTTCAAGTTCATTATCTCTATAATTGGATGTTCGAATTTTCGGACTATATTTCAACTCTATTTTTCTTCTCTCAACTTTCTTAAATTGGTAAAATGCTAGTGTACACGAAAGTATTGATTTTGGTTGGTGTTGTGGAGTTGGTGGAATATTGAGGCGCAtctatatttttcttaattcatATCAAACACTTTTCATTATGGTAGTTGactctaaaaatattttttaaattttaaattttatataactCTATCTATTTAAATTGCACTTTCTGTTTATTTTCCATGAGAGAAATAGTAGATGCAACAATTGAGATATACTTTCTGCTTTTATCTTTGTTATAGAGAGAGGAATTGGATACATGAGacagaaattaaaattgaaaacacTCT is part of the Salvia splendens isolate huo1 chromosome 6, SspV2, whole genome shotgun sequence genome and encodes:
- the LOC121807533 gene encoding auxin-responsive protein SAUR50-like, with the protein product MERKGEGDNPKASSSSLLKKLERYVQIKKKKKMVKSKSWSGGEGRKPAPTGCFSVYVGPEKQRFVIKTGLVNHPLFKMLLEDAELEYGFCSDGPLHLPCHVDLFCEVLAEMECADDFDRHGHGCLSPARRRFRGQEMLRGGSAYGLLTPIRSFN